GGTGCGCGAGTGGTGGGAGGACATGAGCGACGGGCAGCGCGACGAGTACCGGGGCAAGCTGAGCCGCGAGGGAGTCGAGAGAGGCGACAACCACCGCGAGGGCCAGCACGACTGCGGCCACGGCTGCGGGGGCAAGCTCAAGATGCACAAGAACTTCCGGAACGAGGCGCCCCAGACGGTAGAGGACCAGATCGCGGGCGCCGCCGCGGAGGCCATCATGGGAGGCGTCAAGCAGGGCCTGTCGCAGGCCGTGCAGAACGCCGCCGGCCGCCAGGAGTCGTCGGAGAGCAGCGGCCTGGGTGGGTTCATCAGCAGCGTCGCGGGCGGCCTCCTGGGCGGCGCCCTCAAGAGGGACGAGACAGAGTCGTACCAGGCCGGCGGCCGCACCGAGGACGGCGGGTACACGCAGACCACGACCGAGTACGGCTACTCCGGAGGCCGCTACGGCCAGGCCCAGTACACGGAGACGCagtacggcggcggcggcggcggccgcagcGAGTACCGCCGCTACGAGCAGCGCGAGGATGATGACGGCCGGGTCCAGAGCTACGGATACACGGAACAGCGCACCGAGACGCGCTACGACAGCTACTCGGGTGGCTATGGCGGCCGCGAGGAGACCAGCAGctatggcggcggcggcagcgcgaGCGAATACATTCGTAGCTCCCAGCAGAGTAGCTACGGTGGCAGCGGCTATGGCAGTGGGTACGGTCGTCGTGATGAAGAAGAGAGCAGCGGCTATGGAAGTGGTTACGGTCGTCGTGATGAAGAGGAGAGTGGTGGTTATGGTGGCGGCTATGGCCGCCGTCAGGAAGAAGAGAGTAGCAGCTATGGAAGCGGTTatggtcgtcgtcgtgatGAAGAAGAGAGCGGCGGTTATGGTGGTGGCTACGGCCGCCGTCAGGAAGAAGAGAGTAGCGGCTATGGAAGTGGTTACGGTCGTCGTGATGAAGAAGGGAGCGGCGGTTATGGTGGTGGCTACGGCCGCCGTCATGAGGAAGAGAGCAGTGGTTACGGCAGCGGCTATGGTCGTCGCCATGAAGAGGAGGGCGGTGGCTACGGCAGTGGTTACGGCCGCCGGCGcaacgacgaggaggaagaggaggatggCGGACGCCGGAGGTGGGGTTACTAGGGTGAACTCTTCCGGCCGGTCTCTTGTTGTGAACCTTGCTGTTGCATGGGCAGGACCGGTGCATCATGAACAGGACGGTGCGctgtgtttttttttctcgggGTCTTGATTGTTTGTTGAATCTCCCTTTTCGAGGATACGAGCTCTCTCGGGGACGAATAGATGAAGGCAATCTGACAGATTTGCTCTCAAAAAAAGACTGATATCTCTTCCACCATgcactgtatgtacattacATACATTATCCCCCTCCACTGGATTCGCACAACGGAAAGCAATGGCGCGCTGATTCAAGAACCATCAGGGCTGTCATTGGCTTGTTTTGTGCCGTGGCCGCGGTGACGCCCACTATGACTCTCTGGGCAGGCGGCAACTGGGTGCCAGATATATTAATCCGGGGCATAGCGCATATCTTCCTTGATTTGTAGAGTACTAGTACACTAACCCCCTTCTCCACATGGGGCCACTGTTCGGTAGATCTGCCCGAAGTGCAAGTGCGGGGGGGGCCAAACTAGGTAATATCCTCCCGCTCTCCCGAGTGCGCGGACTAACCGTCATTGCTCCCAGAGGCTTGCACTCTATCGCAGGCCTTTTCCAATAAGGATGGGGCGTTCGGCGGTGATGATGCCGGTCGTGCGGGGCATACGGGGAGGGTAGATAGAAAATAACGACGCTGGTGTTTTGGAGAGGGGAGGGGGACTATTAGGGGAGGGAAATACAGGGGCAGGGGGTGAGACGGGTGACGTTCCGGCGGAACCTCGCGCTTGTCAAACAAGCAGCCCTGTTAGGTTGCTCTAGactagtgtacatacatacatatgtacatactgtaTGTACTGCACATACTTTAACTTGGTGCTTCCCTGTGAGCCGCCAGGAACATCACAACTGCAAGCGGAAAAGGCCCCATATACGGGGCGGCTTGTCGGGATGGCTCCCCCCTTCGGAACGGGTCTGACTTCCGAGGATTTTACCTGCTTCATTTGGGTATTCTGCGATGGCCTGTTCAACCCTTCCCCTGGCCGAACCGTTTCTTGGCTCGATcctagtgtacactacactactcgTAGACTGCCTGCCCGACGATCCGCGGGAACGGGCCAGGAGTGTGGAGTGGAGACGGGCGGCGGTGATGTCGTGTAATTAAATATATAAGTGAGAGTGTTTTTTGACTGCCCCGGGTTCTGGTAGTTGAAGGGAAGTTCGATGCTCTCTGCTGTCGTCGCTCTCGTCGCTCTCGTCGGCATCCTCCATCCGTCCGCCTTTGATAACCCGCTCCCCGACTCAGTCAAGACGACGCATACTTGGCACCATGCATCTCTCCGCCACCACCGGGTTCCTCGCCCTCCCGGCCCTGGCCCTGGCCCAGCTCTCGGGCAGCGGCCAGACGACCCGGTACTGGGACTGCTGCAAGCCGAGCTGCGCCTGGCCCGGCAAGGGCCCCTCGTCTCCGGTGCAGGCCTGCGACAAGAACGACAACCCGCTCAACGACGGCGGCTCCACCCGGTCCGGCTGCGACGCGGGCGGCAGCGCCTACATGTGCTCCTCCCAGAGCCCCTGGGCCGTCAGCGACGAGCTGTCGTACGGCTGGGCGGCCGTCAAGCTCGCCGGCAGCTCCGAGTCGCAGTGGTGCTGCGCCTGCTACGAGCTGACCTTCACCAGCGGGCCGGTCGCGGGCAAGAAGATGATTGTGCAGGCGACCAACACCGGTGGCGACCTGGGCGACAACCACTTTGACCTGGCCGTGAGTTGCCTCCCCTTCTCCCCGGACCGCTCAGATTAGATGAGATTAGACTTTGCTCGTAAATCGGTCCAAGATTCCCTTGACTGACCAACAAACATCATACGGGCAGATCCCCGGTGGCGGTGTCGGTATTTTCAACGGTAAGCTGGTGCCCCCGGACCCCTCCCCGGACCCCTCCCCCTTTTCCTCCAGCGAGCCGAGTTGGGATCGCCGAGATCGAGAACTCACACAACTTCTCTCTCGACAGCCTGCACCGACCAGTACGGCGCTCCCCCGAACGGCTGGGGCGACCGCTACGGCGGCATCCATTCCAAGGAAGAGTGCGAATCCTTCCCGGAGGCCCTCAAGCCCGGCTGCAACTGGCGCTTCGACTGGTACGTTGCTTTGACATACCGGAACCCAATTcctccaacccccccccttttctcccCCAACTCCGGGGGTAGTCGGAATGTCGCGACTGACCCTATTTCAGGTTCCAAAACGCCGACAACCCGTCGGTCACCTTCCAGGAGGTGGCCTGCCCGTCGGAGCTCACGTCCAAGAGCGGCTGCTCCCGTTAAGAGGGAAGAGAGGGGGCTGGAAGGACCGAAAGATTCAACCTCTGCTCCTGCTGGGGAAGCTCGGGCGCGAGTGTGAAACTGGTGTAAATATTGTGGCACACACAAGCTACTACAGTCCGTCTCGCCGTCCGGCTAACTAGCCTTGCTGCGGATCTGTCCATCTTCGGTCCGAACTGTCCGTTGCTGTTTTGGCTCGGTGCCTCATCTTCTCCCAACCTAGTCAAGAATGAATCGTGAGAGAGGCTGAGAGAGATAAGATCGACTTCAGAAATCCAGGGTTGAAAGCAATAAAAAAAATTCCTGTGGGATGAATATCTCGTGATGCAACGACCCTCCTAGGAAACCTTGACGAAATTCGCTGACGGCAAATTCTTCAAAGACTCGTTAACCGGTCGCCCGTAGTGGTCCTGTTGCCCCAATCCGTTTGTGTTGAAATGACATTGCGCGTAACGCCGGACTCATATCAACTGCGTACCGAAAGCCAATCCCTCCCCAAACACGCCCTCTCTAATAAGCTCTCCCAAACAAGACCTCTTGAGACAGAAAATACGCCCAGATGCTGAGGACTTGACaagccgggggggggggggcttgTCAAGTGCAAAAACTTGCCCATTTCATGCTGGTAtcaaaaaaacaaaaaaaaaaaaaacatttCAAGTCGCGGATGCCCCATTTACATTGCTTGCGTGCGCCAATAGAAACTTGCAACACGTCAGTGTCATCTTGCACGCCTTGGTCCAGCCCTCGTCCTGCGACACACCCAGGCGGATGCTGAAGTCCCCAATCTTGTCCCCCTCGATGCGATAGGGCAGGCTCAACGGGTTGCCCTCGGCGGCCGTCTGCGCGTACACGTGGGCGCCGAGCTGGCGGACCAGCTCCAGGAAGGCGGTCATGGCGTTGTCGAACTTGCGGTGCATGAACGCCAGGCCGAGGGGCATGTCGCCCGACGAGTAGAGGTCCAGGACGTGGCgcttcggcggcgggggcggggcgCTGCGGCCCGTCATGCCGCCCAGCCGGCTGGACGACGACGGGGACGGCTGGTCGTAGCGTATGATGCGGGACGTCGAGCCCATCGGCTGGAGCTCGTAGCCCTCGAAGCGGAAACCGAGCTTGTCGGCGACGGTGTGGAGGAGCAGCAAGGCGTGGCCCCACGCGGCGTTGATCTCGGGCCAGTCGACCGGGTTGCTGGCGagccggccgaggcggaggcCGTTGATGGTGGCAAAGGTCCCGTCGTGGCTGATCCAGAAGGTATCGTTGTAGACGTTGCTGCGCTGCAGCTTCTCCAGCTGGCGCGAGTCGTGGTCGAACTTACTGTTGATGCTGTCCCGCTCGTTCTGGAATTCGGCGAGCCGGCTCGCGAAGGCGTTGCGCTCGCGCCAGAACGCTTCTTCCTCGGCGTCCAGCTGCCGGCTTTCTTCCTCGAGCGCGAGCAGCTCGGCGTCGAGCGCTTCCTTCTCTCGCTCCAGCTGCCGGATCTCTTCGCGCGCCGCAGCCTCGGCCTCTCGAGCTCTCCGGAGGGCCTCTTCCTGCGCCCGCACCTCGTCGTCCGTCGGCGCGCCGGCTTGTAACTCCTTCAGGTACGCGATGTAGGCGTCTCGCTCGCGCGCCGTGATCTCGAGCTTCTTCTGCAGCTCCTCCAGGAGCACGTCTGTGCAGTCGACGCAGACCGGGTGGTCAATGTCGGAGCGGGCCGAGAGGATCTCGAAGAGCTTGGTAATGCGCTCCATCTCATACGACTTGGTTGCGTCATCCTCGTCCGCGGGGCTCTCGGCGGCGCTGCTCGGTGGTTGTGGAGAGGCatccggcaccggcacctgCTGATTCCTCTGGACCGCGTGGTTCGGGGGCGCGATCTGGGACTCGGTCAAGTAGATGAAGGACATGGCAGCAGAGCTGTCACGCGGGTGGCCATCGCCGCGTCCCGGTCCACCGCCATGGCGCTTGAATATCGGCGAGGGCGCATTGCGTGCAGCGCGGTCGTAGGTTGCCTTGCGGGCACGGTCCAGCGAATGCAAGGAACGCGGGGCGGCCGGCTTCTTGGGCGGTTGTTGGGAATGCGTTGCTGATACACAAGAAGTGAGCAATGCGTTCGTCATGGCCAAACCGGCGAGCAGGATGCATGCATCGGGGGTTGCGCTCACCGACGAGCAGGTCATACGCTGCCGGGTTCAGGTCCTCGAGCGAACTGTCGAGCCGGAGCGGAGTACGGCACTTTTGGCAATACATGGTTTGAGCGCACCGATGGCATCCCTGAGCCGGGGAGAAGAGAATGGGTGTGGGTGCTATGTTTCGTGTGCTAGATGCCTTATGGTGCTGGCGTCTTTTCGAGAAATAGTTATCCCGGTTTGTGCTGTTGCTCGAGGTTATTTACGGTTTAGAAAGTCAGTTCGCGCTGCCGCGAAGGTGCACAGCTCGGTGTTTCCGTCAGCGTTATTTCCCTATcagtacagtacatccgGTACCGTAGTGTAGTTTCGGAGAACTTAAGTACATACCTGCCTGGGCTATCGGGCTGGAGCCGACTAGGTAGTGGTatcgtatgtatgtacggagtacatgcGTACTCGTAAGGTAAGGTAAGTAGTTTTCATGGAAGCAACGTTCAACGTCACCTATCAGTGCTATCACCCTCCAGTCCGACGCTGGCGGTCCCGCTGAATCGGGTCCCCAGCCATCTGACAACACCCTTGTTCGCTTGTGCCTGCCACCCCCCCAAAGGTTATCGTCATGTGCCGCCGCTTGGCCCAAGCGTGCCCGCATCCAGGCAGGGGAGCCAAGGAAGGCAACGCAATCCTCAGCCGCTTACAGCCTCCCAACTCCAACCAACGACGACATACTCCGTGCCTTcgagcttttttttttttttttgacatAGAGCTGGCCCGTCTCACCCCGCCCTTTCGGTGAGTACCGTGAATCGAAGCCTTTAAGAGAAGCCTGCTAGAGCCACGATTCCTACCCCTTGCGACGAGTATCGACGAGTCTCCGACACACCGGAAACGACCGATTGCGCTCCTCACTCTAAACCATCCATCGCCATCACCGCCTGCGCCTTCTAATCGAATCGCATTCAGCTAGCGGATCTTACAAGAGGAGGATTATCTTGGGACTCTAGTTTGCGCTTCGGAGAATAATCCTGTTATTCTAAGCCCGAAATGGCCAACCCACTCGACACCGACGCCGGCACCGAGCTGTTCAAGCACTATGAAACCGAATTCCAGCTGGTCCAGGCAGATCTGGTGCAGAAGCTCGACCAGATTTCGGAGCTGTCAGGGGAGCCGAGGAAGGCGGCAATGAGCGCGGCGGAGCGGGCGCTGGAAGAGACGGGCGAGCTGCTCGACCAGATGCAGATGGAGAAGCAGAACATGCCCTCGGCACAGCGGGCCGCCATCAATCGGCGATTGCGCGACTACAAGACGGATGTGGATGGCTATCGGCGGAGGCTGCGTACCCTGGCGGATGACAAGAGCGCTCTGTTCGGAGCCCGGTACTCGGACAACCCGAGCTCCTCGTCAAGGGACGCTCACTATGAGCAAAGGCAGCAGTTGCTGTCAGGTTAGTCCCCCAGCAGCTCAGTTGTTTTCttttgtttctttttttcttcttttttttataCGAAAGAGGGCGTGGGACGGGTTTCTCGGGGGAACATGTGGCTGACAGCGTTCGTAGGGACTGAGCGGCTGGACCGCAGCACACAGCGACTCAGGGCCAGCCAGGCGTTGGCAAACGAGACCGAGGCGATCGGAGCCAGCACGCTCGCACAGCTGCAACAGCAGCGCGAGACCATCGAGCACACCACCAGCGTCCTCTATGAGAGCGAAGGCTATGTCGACCGCAGCATCAAGAGCCTCAAAGGGATTGCCCGTAGGTACGGACATTCGGCCGTCGCCGTGCGGAAACCGGGAACGCTTACTGACGTGGTTTCAGGATGGCCACGAATCGGATAATCACCGTTGCCATTATTACGGTTTTGGTTCTTCTTATCATTGCGGTCATTTTCAGCAAGTTCAAATGAATCATATTGGTTTTCAGCAAGCGGGTCTATTTTACATGCCGAGGTTCGGCAGTTCGGACGAGATGAGAGTATTCGGAGCGTGTTGGAATGGAGAAGGCCCGAGTCCAACGAGACCTGCCAACCGGAAGAGAGGTAGCAGCTCGACTCCCGGGCTCACTGACCTACGCAATGTAATAATTGTCCCTGGACAATGCTGAAGTGAACCAGTCGACCGTATGTTGCATCTTCTGCTAGGAAAACATACTCGGGCTTGTTGAACAGGCGCTTCGACGTCCTGCCCGATTGGTACTTGAAAACAGTCGCTGATTAGGACCCAGTTGAAGTGTTCAGAATGAAACTGTTCAGAACGAAATGGTACAGAACTGTAGTATAGTATATGGGAGTGATATCACTACGCACCCTGCTGCTGTGGGGACCGTGGGCACCTCCCGCCCCACCTGTTCTATTGTGTAGGTGTTtagtatgtacggattacatagtTATTGCGCGCTAACTTACTGCAAGCACACTAAATCCAAACACTGGAAGCCGCCGCTACCTCCATAGGCAACAAGCACCGGACAACCTGGGGTACGGACTATGTAAGGTGCATACCAAGGTTAAACAATCCACAGCCATGCAAACGCCATGGAAGTACCCCCAGCCAAGCGCCCGCGATTCGGCCCCGCGCCGTTCGAGGATCCCGACTATGACGACCCGGAAGCCGACGAGCTCAACGAGCAGCCCGAGGACGTGAACGCCCGCCGCGACCCGGCCGCCCGACTCGAGCGGTCGCGCGCCTTTGCCGCCCTCAAGCTGAAGTCGGCGTTCGAGCGCATCTTTGAGAAGTACGGGCACGACTTCACTGGTGTCGCCGACGAGATTGACCTCCGGACCGGCAGGATCGTCGTGGACAATGGACATATCCAATCGCTCAAGGACGCGCAGTTGGGAGGCACCAATGAAAGCGACGATGAAGGAAGCGACGGCGCTTCTGCGACCGGGTCCCTGAATGAAGAGGACAGGATGCTGAGGGGTAAGAGGGTCGAGAGCCGCCTCAGTCAGGTTGGGCAGACAGTGATGCCCTTGGCATCTCCCGGACCTGGAGCAATCCCTTTCTCGACGCAAGGGTGGCCTGGGGCGTCGCCGAGTCTGGGAAGAGGACCATCCCCGGTGCTTTCCAACATGACGTATCCAGGCCAGGTGCCGTTCGGGGGACAATCGGTGCAGCACGGCACGCCAATCTCTGTGCCTGCCACTGACCCAGTTTGGAGGGCACCTGATTTGCCCGTTCCGCTTGCCAGGAATGGGCCAGCATCGGGAGGATTTACCGGCTCGGTAAGAAAGAAGGTAGCGCGACTGTCTTTGAGCGCTGCTCGGGAGCAGGGTGGCGACGATGAGGATGACATTTTTCTGGGCTCGGCTACTCTCGAGAAGGAAAAGGAGAATATCGGCGGACTTACCATGAAGCAGAAGGTCCTTCAGCCACGCCCTCCGCAGGAAAATACCCCGACCAAGAAGAGAGGGAGATCCCCGGGAACAGGCCGCAAATCTGTTGAGGGACAAGCCAGAAGGCGTGGCAGGCCACCAAAATCCGCAAAGGTACTGACCAAAATGGACGAGAGTAAAGCAACGGCCGTGCGGAGGACCCAGCCCGCTGGACCAGCAAGTGATGCAAAGAGTCCTACCAAGGTCAGAGGACCTCGGCCCGCCCCCCAGGACATGGCAGCGGGTACTCCTACCACACCAACACCGACAAAGACCGATGAGCCTCCCGTGTCGAGTGTGCTTGGTCCTTCGCCGGGGCCAGCAAGCAATAATGCCCTAGAGAGTCTGCCAGAAACGAGGGAGTCCATGCCTGGCGAGTCCAGGGCTCTAACCGGGATGGAAGCTGAACCTGATCTATACGTCAACCTTTCAGGAGAAGAGACCAAACTGGCTCAGAAACCCCGGAACCAAATCCTCCGGGTCGAGATAGTAGCAAAGACTCCTCCTGACTCCCGAGCGTTCAGGATCTTGACACCGGAGACAACTGACCAAGACTCACAAACCGCTCACATCGATCCTCCGGATATCTCCTATCTCCGGACAGATCCGCACAGATCTAACATCCAGGACGCATATCTCCCAGTTCCAAGCAGACACACAGTTGTCAGAAACCAGAACACGGACCCAGCAGCATCAGAGGAGGTCTTCTCGAGGAACCTTGTGGACCCGGCGTACGCGTTCTCGGATGAAGAAGAGCCAACGTTGCCCAAAGAGGTATCACAGCTCAAGCTCACTGACAAAAATGAAAATTCGGGACATGGCGCGTTGCGTGAAACTCATCCTCAGAACGATACAGCAGCAGTGGCGAGCTCCAGCGAGGAGCCGGCCGTAGACGAAGTAGCCCAAGAACTGGGCGACTCAGTCGGCACGCGGGAGCAGTCGCCGGCCCTCAGTCTCATTCTAGATGACACCGAGGCTCGCCACGGAAACAGCTTGCTACAACCGCCAGGAGAGGAGAGGGATGTGCCACGCGGACAAGGCTCGGTGGCTGCGGACGGTCGGCAGGTTGGCCGTGAGGAACTACGTTCGTTTGCGGAAACGAGAGCAAACCTCGAGACTGAAGTGTCTTCGATCATCCGACCAGGTTCAAAGGCACAAGCTGTAGAATCCAAGTTAGAGACGCTGGCCGAGACGGCCGGAACAACGCCCCTTGAGAAAAGGCAGAGACGCGGGAAGGAACATCAGTCGCAGGAGACTCCGGTCGGGACAGCCGGAAGGCCAGCTGGTCTCAAAAGAATCTCCCTCGGGCTGCCCAGGAGGCAGGAGATACCCGAGACCTCTCCCAACACCCGACAGCCCGTCGGCTGCCCCAGCACAACAGTCCGGACTCTGGAGATTGAGGATTCCGATCCACCATTCCCGACAACAGGGGAAGAAGACCAGGACACCTCGACCCATCTCGCCACGGCACCATCCCCAACTCTCACCGACCCGATGTCCAAGGCCCAGCCGTCCTCCCCATCCCTCTCCGGACAAGAAGAACCGGCATCACAACCACAACCACCACCCCCTTCAGGAGGCCCTCGCACGCCGATCAAGGCCAcggcgcgccgccgccgccgtcgccgctccAGCGAACCCCACCGCGGAGCGGCAGCGACAAGCACGACCAccgccaagaagaagaagaagaagagagcgGGCGTCCTCTCCCTCCTGGCGATTTCCCGCGCCAACGGCAaggacgacgaagacgaagacgaagacgaagacgaagacgaggacgaggacgagctcTCCATCCTGACGCCCCTCAAACCCACCGCGTCGTCGACCGTCCGCTCCACGCCCGCAGGCCACCACGTCCGGCTGGGCTTGCTGGCGCCCGGCAGCGCCGGGCCAGGGACCCCGAGCGCCAACAGAGGGCAGAGGGGACAGAGAGGGAGTGGGAAAGGGAGGAGGAAGTCGGCGACGGGGATGGGGATGGGGAATGGGATGGGGACGGGGAGAGGGGACGGGCCGGCGACGCCGTCCGGTTCTTTCGTTcgttcttcttttttttccgggTCTTTGCTCTCGGACGAGTCAGAGCTCGTCCGCACCCCCGGGGGCACCATGCGGCGGTGCGGGGAGGCTGGGTTCAGGTGCGAGAGGGACTTTTGCTTCAGCTGTCTATGAGGGGTTCGAACTCGGTTTAAAACTAGGGACCGGATGGGCTAGTAGCAGGtaagagaagagaagggaAGGAAGGGGGAAAGTCGAGTCGAAGTAACTACAGGCTAGCTTTGGTGGTGGAGTGGACGGAATGGCCTGGGGGTCTCGGTCCGAGCGAACAAAACAATCCAACCATTATGAATCAGCCTTTGTTTCCCAATCTCTTAAGCGGTTCATGAAGCGAATGAACAGTCTCAAAAGAAGTGGGAGGATGTTCGTAAAGAACCGGCAGACGCAAAACGCCCCCAATTTTTGAACCCATTAACACACGGTAGTCCATAAAGTCTGATCTTGCCCCCCGTCCGGAACGGAGCAAAATCAAGACGGCATGCAACATGAGACGACTTTGTTCAAACAAACCATCAAGAATTCGCAAACCCCGCCTGAAACCCCCATCCACCCATGCCGGATCGTAACCAACTTAGCCAACGCACTCCTGTCCATGCTTCAAGATCCGCACTCGCCTTCAAAAAAAAAGTTCCATCACCATGTCCACTATGAACCCCTAGCTATGGGCTCCCGGAAAGGCCCGGTGCCCTCCCGCCATTTGAAGACGTGACCGCGTCGCTGTTGCAGCGGTGCATCGCGTAGGGGTATACGAGGGGGGGTTTGAAGGATGTTCTTCTTTGGCGTCTCATGGCACCGGTAGACAAGCAACACCCGTGACAACCTCGTTTTTATTTAGGAACAGGATCCTAACACCCGGACTACGCAGACGGGCCGGCGGGGGCGAAGAAGCAGCTTCGTCGAGGTAGTTATGTGGTGAACAACGCGGCgcattaaaaaaaaaaaaagaaacattCACGCTAGCGCAAGACTACCTCGTTACCGGCCAGGTACTGCTGCAGAATTTCCGGGTCGCGGATGGGCGCAAAGTAGGGGTGAGCCATGGCTTCCTTCGCGGTAAGGCGTTCCTGGAAAGTTCAGGCGTCAGTGGAATCAGGAATCCCCCGAGCGCGGATGGCTAGCTGATACTTACCGCATGGTCGTAACGCAGCAGCTTGTCGAGAAAATCGATGGCTTCATTGCTGACGAAGCGCTGGTTCTCCGAGTTGACGAAGCTGTGCCAGGGCTTCTTCTGAAAGCGGCCCAGGATATCGTCGTATTGGGCGTCCAGCTCGATCTCGTAGCGGTCCAAGTAGTCGAAGAGGTCATCGGTGCCCAGGACTTTGGCGATCTTGACGAGTTGGTCGGCGTTGCTGTTGCCGTGGAAGAAGGGCTCTTTGCGGAAGATCATCGAGGCAAACATGGCACCGAGACTCCACATGTCCAAGCTGTAGTCGTACTCTTG
This genomic window from Thermothelomyces thermophilus ATCC 42464 chromosome 1, complete sequence contains:
- a CDS encoding glycoside hydrolase family 45 protein (CAZy_ID 267844), with translation MHLSATTGFLALPALALAQLSGSGQTTRYWDCCKPSCAWPGKGPSSPVQACDKNDNPLNDGGSTRSGCDAGGSAYMCSSQSPWAVSDELSYGWAAVKLAGSSESQWCCACYELTFTSGPVAGKKMIVQATNTGGDLGDNHFDLAIPGGGVGIFNACTDQYGAPPNGWGDRYGGIHSKEECESFPEALKPGCNWRFDWFQNADNPSVTFQEVACPSELTSKSGCSR